The Zygotorulaspora mrakii chromosome 3, complete sequence genome includes a region encoding these proteins:
- a CDS encoding M20 family metallo-hydrolase (PYD3 beta-alanine synthase), translated as MSTTTTSTQTTSATLSIPAIAPLAITSGRLNSTILETGGLFGSAYRWGNEPHEFGMRRLAGSAEDGKVRDWFVKECKSLGCKIKVDKIGNIFAIYPGKDKTNKPPTATGSHLDTQPEAGKYDGILGVLAGLEVLRTFKDNNYTPNYDVCVVVWFNEEGARFARSCTGSSVWSHDLDLQEAYNLVAIGEDKPENVLESLTNIGYLGDTPASYKENEIDAHFELHIEQGPILEDENKKVGIVTGVQSYHWAKITVKGCGAHAGTTPWRLRKDALLTSAKMIVATSEIAKSRQALATCGVIDAKPYSVNILPGEVTFTLDIRHPEDSVTALILEEVKEEFNKLVKANEAGPLSYEWEVLQISPAVKFNETCIECVSRSAFAQFKETEVRQIWSGAGHDSCQTAPHVPTSMIFIPSKDGLSHNYYEYSSAEEVENGFKVLLQAIINYDNYRVLRNK; from the coding sequence AtgtcaacaacaacaacctCTACACAGACAACATCGGCCACGTTGAGTATTCCAGCAATTGCGCCATTGGCAATTACTTCTGGAAGATTAAACTCGACGATTTTGGAAACTGGCGGTTTATTCGGCTCTGCATACCGTTGGGGGAATGAACCTCATGAATTCGGTATGAGAAGATTGGCTGGTTCTGCCGAGGATGGTAAAGTGAGAGATTGGTTTgtaaaggaatgtaaatcTCTGGGCTGTAAGATCAAAGTTGACAAAATTGGGAATATCTTCGCGATCTACCCAGGTAAGGACAAGACAAATAAGCCACCAACGGCCACAGGATCGCACTTGGATACCCAGCCGGAAGCTGGTAAGTATGATGGTATTCTGGGTGTTTTGGCCGGGTTAGAAGTTTTGAGAACTTTCAAGGACAATAATTATACACCAAATTACGACGTGTGCGTCGTTGTTTGGTTCAATGAAGAAGGAGCGAGGTTTGCTCGTTCATGTACAGGCAGTAGTGTATGGTCGCATGATTTGGATTTACAAGAAGCCTACAATCTAGTCGCAATTGGCGAAGATAAACCAGAGAATGTTTTAGAGTCATTGACCAATATTGGATACCTTGGTGATACACCAGCAAgttacaaagaaaatgaaattgatgctCATTTTGAACTGCATATTGAACAAGGCCCAATtttagaagatgaaaacaaaaaggtCGGTATAGTTACAGGTGTTCAATCGTATCATTGGGCAAAGATCACTGTCAAGGGTTGTGGTGCCCACGCGGGTACGACACCATGGAGGCTAAGAAAGGATGCTCTGTTGACATCTGCCAAGATGATAGTTGCCACCTCCGAGATTGCTAAATCCCGTCAAGCGTTAGCTACTTGCGGTGTTATCGATGCCAAACCATATTCGGTCAACATTTTACCAGGTGAAGTCACTTTCACTTTGGATATCAGACATCCAGAAGATTCAGTTACAGCCTTGATTTTAGAAGAAGTTAAAGAAGAGTTTAACAAGCTGGTCAAGGCAAATGAAGCTGGCCCATTGTCGTATGAATGGGAAGTATTACAGATTTCTCCAGCTGTTAAATTCAATGAGACTTGTATCGAGTGCGTTTCCAGATCTGCGTTTGCacaattcaaagaaactGAAGTAAGACAGATATGGTCTGGTGCTGGACACGATTCCTGTCAAACTGCACCACATGTACCAACTTCCATGATTTTTATACCCTCTAAGGATGGTCTCTCTCATAACTATTATGAATATTCATCTGCAGAAGAGGTAGAAAACGGGTTCAAAGTTTTACTGCAAGCGATTATCAACTACGATAACTACAGAGTCTTGAGAAACAAATAA
- the CHS2 gene encoding chitin synthase CHS2 (similar to Saccharomyces cerevisiae CHS2 (YBR038W); ancestral locus Anc_3.224) translates to MTKNPFMVEPSGSPTRPLHPQLTRFHTNTSDRSEADGYGNTAAYEEDGSEYDHSRMFQGLPQSPSRAAARYSPDRRHRTQFYRDSAHNSPVVERYTTQIASSPRRLNQAVLEVNDYSIGTEDMVTSQYSNDINYVRGNNLFGNAAADRQYSRSSRLTTSTASTTTRSSYDIEGEKKGRNSIDSYDDQSTIFSTNFAETKFELNHPIRREYVRRANSESRRRPIVDNSHFSKTILKLDNPIPRGLLDTLPRRDSPEFTEMRYTACTVDADQFSQEGYTLRFAEMNRECQIAICVTMYNEDKFAVARTIDSIMRNISHLCGRMKSSVWGPDGWKKISVILISDGRSKVNQGALDYLAALGVYQEDMAKESVNGDSVKAHIFELTTQVSINANLDYVSNDIVPVQMIFCLKEENKKKINSHRWLFNAFCPVLQPHIVTLIDIGTRLNDTAVYHLWKVFDMDSNVAGAAGQIKTMKGKWGLKLLNPLVASQNFEYKISNILDKPLESSFGYISVLPGALSAYRYRALKNHEDGTGPLNSYFLGETQEGRDHDVFTANMYLAEDRILCWELVAKRDAKWVLKYVKEATGETDVPEDIPEFISQRRRWLNGAMFAALYAQLHFYHIWKTKHSVTRKIFFHIEFFYQFVQMLFSWFAISNFVLTFYYLAGSMNGVIKHGNAVFIFFKYLIFCDLASLFIISMGNRPQGAKHLFIASMIILTICAAYALICGFVFSIRALQSKSESSSVFTNIIISLLSTYGVYTLTSILYLDPWHMLTSSVQYFFSLPAFTCTLQIFSFCNTHDVSWGTKGSTQSSKPLSKAIVVQGPDGKQIVETDWPQEVDKKFIEIKSRLKEVEFEETIVDESQMRNDYYRDIRTRIVMIWMLSNLIFIMSITQVYQPEDVNNGYLIFILWSVAALAAFRGVGSLSFLFVKYLRKIVSYRNKVKGSGSYSLPKMNIFQKSS, encoded by the coding sequence ATGACAAAAAATCCGTTTATGGTGGAACCTTCAGGTTCCCCTACAAGACCATTGCATCCGCAATTGACTCGGTTCCATACAAACACAAGTGATCGCTCTGAAGCAGATGGTTATGGTAACACAGCTGCTTACGAGGAGGACGGTTCTGAATATGACCATTCTAGGATGTTCCAAGGACTGCCACAGTCGCCCTCAAGAGCTGCTGCTAGGTACTCTCCTGATCGCCGTCATAGGACTCAGTTCTATAGGGACAGTGCACATAACTCACCCGTTGTGGAAAGATATACGACACAAATTGCAAGCTCTCCCCGTAGACTCAACCAAGCCGTCTTGGAGGTCAATGATTACAGCATAGGGACGGAAGATATGGTAACTAGTCAATATTCGAACGACATAAACTATGTTCGGGGTAACAATCTCTTTGGAAATGCGGCCGCTGATAGACAATATTCAAGAAGCTCCAGGTTGACAACATCCACGGCATCTACCACAACTAGATCTAGTTATGATATAGAGGGTGAGAAAAAGGGCCGCAATTCGATTGACAGCTACGATGACCAATCAACAATATTTTCCACGAATTTTGCAGAGACCAAATTTGAATTAAATCATCCAATTCGACGTGAGTATGTCAGACGTGCTAATTCTGAAAGTAGAAGAAGGCCTATTGTAGACAACTCTCATTTCTCCAAAACAATTCTAAAATTAGACAATCCAATCCCAAGAGGGCTATTGGATACCTTACCTAGAAGAGACTCCCCCGAATTTACTGAAATGAGATATACCGCCTGCACAGTTGATGCTGATCAATTTTCACAAGAAGGTTATACACTGAGGTTTGCAGAGATGAATAGAGAATGTCAGATAGCAATATGTGTCACTATGTATAATGAGGATAAATTTGCTGTCGCTAGAACAATTGACTCAATTATGAGAAACATTTCACATCTATGTGGTCGCATGAAGTCTTCTGTTTGGGGGCCAGATGgttggaaaaaaatttctgtaATTTTGATTAGTGATGGTCGTAGCAAAGTTAATCAAGGTGCTTTGGATTATTTAGCTGCTCTAGGTGTTTATCAAGAGGATATGGCTAAAGAGTCTGTTAATGGTGACTCTGTGAAAGCTCATATATTTGAGCTAACGACTCAAGTTTCGATTAACGCAAACCTCGATTATGTTTCAAATGATATCGTCCCCGTTCAAATGATCTTCTGTCTAAAAGAggaaaacaagaaaaaaatcaattctCACCGTTGGTTGTTCAACGCTTTTTGCCCTGTTCTACAGCCTCATATTGTTACTCTAATTGATATCGGTACGCGTTTGAATGATACAGCTGTTTACCACTTATGGAAAGTATTTGACATGGATTCGAATGTTGCTGGTGCAGCCGgtcaaatcaaaacaatgAAAGGTAAATGGGGATTGAAGCTATTGAATCCTCTAGTGGCgtctcaaaattttgaatataaaatttcaaacattCTAGACAAACCTTTGGAAAGTTCGTTTGGTTATATATCAGTGTTGCCAGGTGCCTTATCTGCTTACAGATATAGAGCACTCAAAAATCACGAAGACGGCACAGGTCCACTAAATTCTTATTTTCTAGGAGAAACTCAAGAGGGTAGAGATCACGACGTCTTCACAGCTAACATGTATTTGGCTGAAGATAGAATATTATGCTGGGAGCTTGTAGCTAAAAGAGATGCTAAGTGGGTTTTGAAGTATGTAAAGGAAGCAACAGGTGAGACAGATGTCCCTGAAGATATTCCTGAATTcatttctcaaagaagaCGTTGGTTAAACGGTGCAATGTTCGCAGCTCTTTATGCCCAGCTCCACTTTTATCACATTTGGAAAACAAAGCATTCTGTAACTCGTaagatttttttccatattgaatttttctatCAGTTTGTGCAAATGCTCTTTTCGTGGTTTgctatttcaaattttgttttaaCATTTTATTATTTGGCTGGATCAATGAATGGAGTTATCAAACATGGTAACGCCgtattcattttcttcaaatatctaATCTTCTGTGACCTGGCGAGTTTGTTCATCATTTCCATGGGGAATAGACCTCAAGGTGCCAAACACCTTTTCATTGCTTCTATGATAATCTTGACAATATGCGCTGCCTATGCGTTGATTTGCGGGTTTGTATTTTCCATCAGAGCTTTACAATCGAAATCTGAATCTAGCTCTGTTTTCACCAATATCATAATTTCGCTGTTGTCAACCTACGGTGTATATACCCTGACTTCCATATTATACTTGGATCCATGGCACATGCTTACATCCTCAGTgcaatattttttttcacttcctGCTTTTACCTGTACTttacagattttttcattttgcaatACGCACGATGTTTCATGGGGTACTAAAGGCTCTACACAAAGCTCAAAACCTTTATCAAAGGCTATCGTTGTCCAAGGGCCAGATGGAAAACAAATTGTGGAAACAGACTGGCCTCAGGAAGTTGACAAAAAGTTCATTGAGATAAAAAGCCGCTTGAAGGAAGTGGAGTTCGAAGAAACAATTGTCGACGAGTCACAAATGCGCAATGATTATTACAGAGATATTAGAACCAGAATTGTCATGATATGgatgctttcaaatttaattTTCATAATGTCGATCACCCAAGTTTATCAACCCGAGGACGTAAATAACGGGTACCTAATATTCATTTTATGGTCTGTGGCGGCACTGGCAGCATTTAGAGGAGTAGGATctctatcatttttatttgtgaAGTATCTAAGAAAGATTGTGAGCTATAGAAATAAAGTGAAAGGTTCTGGGTCCTATAGtttgccaaaaatgaatatatttCAGAAAAGTAGTTAG
- the CHS3 gene encoding chitin synthase CHS3 (similar to Saccharomyces cerevisiae CHS3 (YBR023C); ancestral locus Anc_3.223): protein MAGNGNEDEYYLQFNQDAMSLLPSRHSTVNTNGKPHRQGSLVRPERNRLDNPDNPHYYYVQKAQEQKDHLNVKPSTTGVGPNSITRSDTRGSSLKSRTGGGVVYDVADGYQMQDLDSDHEGKTGSAKIRTRQTGEDQDGDHAIDDLDDYGGESRNMLPVRDDSTKLTKSQLNGTTSKTPSLWQVYCYIITFWAPAPLLSLCGMPKKERQLAWREKIALISVILYIGAFVAYWTFGFTKTVCGDSILRLRNNEVSTGYLIINGRAYGLDSSSHPGAAGIDAGANILYPPINAGGMDGSFLFQNVNGNCLELITPKSNCTIPHNDNNELAWYFPCKLVNQDGSSQPNFTRSEFYDGWACHTSESARSAYYILESTADVYFTWQDINNSTRNLVVYNGHVLDLDLLDWLEKDQLDYPSAFDDLKNSNLQGYDLSVMLASSYEKKVARCLTEIIKVGEVDSKTVGCIASDVVLYVSLIFILSVVIAKFVIACYFRWTIAKGQGAYKVDNKTMDKQLNSIEDWSENMVTQAPIKQVAPELRPSGASHKRKSTIDLLKQRGSKMFQFNDLNDNELSGNSYNGTINGVTTVATQNAIKNSDHQSTVNAGKMFQSHDNSTLYPTNSSMWNGSKNLTLPPETMFDTLDPMIISPDVVQQPPLSYLPYGFPLIHTICFVTCYSEDEDGLKTTLDSLSTTDYPNSHKLLMVVCDGLIKGSGNDKTTPEIVLGMMEDFLVPPEAVQPYSYVAVASGSKRHNMAKIYAGYYKYDDSTVPPEKQQRVPMITIVKCGTPDEQGSAKPGNRGKRDSQIILMSFLQKITFDERMTELEFQLLKNIWQITGLMADYYETVLMVDADTKVYPDALTHMIAEMVKDPLIMGLCGETKIANKMQSWVTAIQVFEYYISHHQAKAFESVFGSVTCLPGCFSIYRIKAPKGSEGFWVPILANPDIVERYSDNVTNTLHKKNLLLLGEDRYLSSLMLRTFPKRKQVFVPKAACKTVVPDEFKVLLSQRRRWINSTVHNLFELVLIRDLCGTFCFSMQFVIGIELIGTLVLPLAICFTIYVIIFAIVSRPTPIITLVLLAVILGLPGMIVVVTATRWSYLMWMLIYICALPIWNGVLPTYAYWKFDDFSWGDTRTIAGGNKGAHDEVEGEFDHSKIKMRTWREFERENRLNNARSQDESQAGLLYP, encoded by the coding sequence ATGGCGGGCAACGGGAATGAGGACGAATACTATCTTCAATTCAATCAGGATGCGATGTCGCTGCTGCCCTCGAGGCACAGTACCGTCAATACCAATGGGAAGCCCCATAGACAAGGATCGTTGGTGCGGCCCGAGCGGAATAGGCTCGATAATCCTGATAATCCGCATTACTACTATGTGCAGAAGGCACAGGAGCAGAAGGATCATTTGAATGTTAAACCATCGACCACTGGAGTAGGTCCCAATAGTATAACACGCAGCGATACGCGGGGTAGCAGTCTAAAATCACGAACTGGTGGTGGCGTCGTGTATGATGTAGCGGATGGATATCAGATGCAAGATCTGGACAGTGATCACGAGGGGAAGACTGGCAGTGCCAAGATTAGAACGCGTCAAACCGGCGAGGATCAGGATGGAGACCATGCTATCGATGACTTAGATGATTACGGTGGTGAGAGCCGAAATATGCTGCCTGTCAGAGACGATAGCACCAAACTAACTAAATCTCAACTCAATGGTACTACATCCAAGACACCAAGTTTATGGCAAGTGTATTGTTATATCATAACATTTTGGGCACCGGCTCCCTTGCTATCACTGTGTGGTATGCCAAAAAAGGAGAGGCAACTAGCTTGGAGAGAGAAAATTGCACTGATTTCAGTAATCCTTTACATAGGTGCATTTGTTGCATATTGGACTTTCGGTTTTACAAAAACTGTATGTGGTGATAGTATTCTGCGTTTGAGAAACAATGAAGTTTCTACGGGTTATCTGATTATTAATGGCAGGGCCTATGGCCTTGATTCATCATCGCATCCTGGCGCTGCAGGAATAGATGCTGGAGCCAACATTTTATATCCTCCGATCAATGCTGGTGGTATGGACGGCTCAtttctcttccaaaatGTGAATGGTAACTGCTTAGAGTTGATTACTCCAAAGAGCAATTGCACCATACCtcataatgataataatgaaCTAGCATGGTATTTTCCATGTAAACTGGTAAATCAGGATGGTTCGTCGCAACCCAACTTTACCAGATCAGAATTTTATGATGGTTGGGCGTGCCATACATCAGAATCTGCAAGGTCGGCCTACTATATCTTAGAAAGTACAGCTGATGTATATTTCACTTGGCAAGATATTAATAATTCAACGAGAAATCTGGTAGTTTACAATGGGCATGTTCTTGATCTAGATCTTTTGGATTGGCTGGAGAAAGATCAGCTCGACTATCCTTCGGCCTTTGAtgacttgaaaaattccaatttaCAAGGATATGATTTATCAGTCATGTTAGCCAGCAGCTACGAAAAGAAAGTTGCAAGATGTCTGACCGAAATCATAAAAGTTGGTGAAGTTGACTCCAAGACAGTGGGCTGTATCGCATCTGATGTCGTTCTGTAtgtttctttgatttttatcCTTTCTGTTGTGATAGCTAAGTTTGTTATTGCATGTTATTTCCGTTGGACTATCGCTAAGGGCCAAGGTGCTTACAAGGTTGATAACAAAACCATGGATAAGCAGCTAAACAGTATCGAAGACTGGTCGGAAAACATGGTTACGCAAGCGCCAATTAAACAAGTTGCACCAGAGTTAAGACCAAGCGGGGCCTCGCATAAACGCAAGTCAACAATCGATCTTTTGAAGCAACGTGGTTCCAAAATGTTCCAATTCAATGACCTCAATGATAATGAACTCTCCGGCAATAGTTATAATGGCACAATCAACGGTGTGACTACGGTAGCTACACAAAACGCGATAAAAAACTCTGATCACCAGAGCACCGTTAATGCTGGTAAAATGTTTCAATCTCATGATAACTCTACTCTTTACCCAACAAATTCCTCAATGTGGAATGGAAGCAAAAACTTGACTCTACCTCCCGAGACAATGTTCGACACATTAGACCCAATGATAATTAGTCCAGATGTTGTTCAACAGCCTCCTTTAAGCTATTTACCATATGGATTCCCCTTAATACATACCATTTGTTTTGTCACATGTTACtctgaagatgaggatgGCCTGAAGACAACTTTAGATTCTTTATCCACCACGGATTACCCTAACTCTCATAAACTTTTGATGGTCGTATGCGATGGATTGATTAAAGGTTCCGGAAACGATAAAACAACTCCAGAGATTGTACTTGGTATGATGGAAGACTTCCTCGTTCCCCCTGAAGCTGTTCAGCCTTACTCTTATGTTGCTGTTGCCTCCGGATCTAAGCGTCATAACATGGCCAAAATATATGCAGGTTACTACAAATATGACGATTCAACTGTCCCACCGGAAAAACAACAACGTGTTCCCATGATTACTATTGTTAAATGTGGTACTCCTGATGAACAGGGATCAGCCAAACCTGGTAATAGAGGTAAACGTGATTCTCAAATTATCTTGATGTCATTCCTACAGAAAATAAcatttgatgaaagaatGACAGAATTGGAgtttcaacttttgaaaaacatatGGCAAATTACAGGGCTGATGGCAGATTATTATGAGACGGTCTTAATGGTAGATGCAGATACGAAAGTTTATCCTGATGCACTTACGCACATGATTGCTGAGATGGTAAAAGATCCGCTAATCATGGGGCTCTGCGGTGAAACCAAGATTGCCAATAAGATGCAGTCATGGGTCACTGCTATTCAAGTTTTCGAGTATTATATTTCGCACCATCAAGCTAAAGCATTTGAGTCCGTCTTTGGATCAGTAACATGTCTACCGGGTTGCTTCTCAATATATCGTATAAAGGCTCCTAAAGGATCAGAAGGTTTTTGGGTCCCGATTTTGGCTAATCCTGATATTGTAGAGCGCTATTCTGATAATGTCACAAATACACTGCATAAGAAGAACTTATTGCTTCTTGGGGAAGATAGATATCTTTCTTCCTTGATGTTGAGAACATTTccgaaaagaaaacaagtTTTTGTCCCAAAGGCAGCGTGTAAAACAGTTGTCCCTgatgaattcaaagttctGCTTTCTCAGCGTCGTCGTTGGATTAACTCTACCGTCCATAATTTATTTGAATTAGTTCTTATCAGAGATCTATGTGGTACtttctgtttttcaatGCAATTTGTCATTGGTATAGAACTGATTGGTACATTAGTTTTGCCTTTGGCGATTTGTTTTACCATTTACGTTAttatttttgcaattgtaTCTCGGCCGACTCCTATCATCACTTTGGTTCTGCTTGCAGTAATTCTGGGTTTGCCCGGGATGATTGTTGTTGTCACAGCTACCAGGTGGTCTTATTTGATGTGGATGCTGATCTACATTTGTGCGTTACCAATATGGAACGGTGTCTTGCCGACTTATGCGTACTGGAAATTTGACGATTTCTCATGGGGTGATACTAGGACTATTGCGGGGGGCAATAAAGGTGCGCATGATGAGGTTGAGGGTGAGTTCGATCAttccaaaatcaaaatgagAACGTGGCGCGAATTCGAAAGAGAGAATAGACTAAACAACGCAAGAAGCCAGGATGAAAGTCAAGCAGGGTTATTGTACCCATAG
- the POA1 gene encoding ADP-ribose 1''-phosphate phosphatase (similar to Saccharomyces cerevisiae POA1 (YBR022W); ancestral locus Anc_3.222) has translation MSNVSHIKGNVLNSSNLQRIVIHSCNCRGSWGGGIAYQLAQRYPKAEQVYRNICEKYNDRLLGKCLLIPSFESENLIICCLFTSTYGGSVHDQQSSILENTLLALDRLRNIIYRKPNFLEDNVDKKLDILMRNLDENLSNYNLEMPKINSGIFGVPWEKTEQLLGEYSTGEHPLHFDVFSL, from the coding sequence ATGAGCAACGTCAGTCACATTAAAGGAAATGTCTTGAACAGCAGTAATTTGCAACGCATAGTGATTCATTCCTGCAATTGCAGGGGATCATGGGGAGGGGGAATCGCTTATCAGTTAGCTCAACGCTATCCCAAGGCTGAACAAGTTTATAGAAATATTTGCGAGAAATATAATGATAGACTTTTAGGCAAATGTCTTTTGATTCCAAGTTttgaatctgaaaatcTCATTATTTGTTGTCTCTTTACCTCCACTTATGGTGGATCAGTCCATGACCAGCAAAGCTCAATACTAGAGAATACATTGTTAGCATTAGATCGATTAAGAAACATTATATATCGCAAACCCAATTTCCTAGAAGACAATGTTGACAAGAAACTAGATATTCTGATGAGAAATCTGGACGAGAATTTATCAAACTACAATCTAGAGATGCCTAAAATTAACAGTGGAATTTTTGGAGTACCTTGGGAGAAGACCGAACAGTTGTTAGGTGAGTATTCCACAGGGGAACATCCTTTGCACTTCGACGTTTTTTCGCTATGA
- the FUR4 gene encoding uracil permease (similar to Saccharomyces cerevisiae FUR4 (YBR021W); ancestral locus Anc_3.221): MADELAAVFSNRSQKYLQKRGSSTEEESEKRNVKVVSSYGGEDDSLSTGSISEKDIEVKTAWQKFYCNWLVVDKAYLGVSLKQSFLNNHDLKPVEEKRRIWSWWNFAYFWLADCFNINTWQVAATGLQLGLNWWQCWITIWIGYGCVGLFVVLASRIGSSYHLSFPIAVRASFGVYFSMWPIINRVVMAIVWYSVQSYLGGSTISLMLKSVFGRNLETRIPDHFNSPNATTYNFMCFFIFWVGSLPFLLIPPHKLKHLFTVKAVMVPFAAFGFLIWAVRKSHGTIALGALNEFEPHGSEFNWIMVRSVVGCLANFATLIVNAPDFARFSTTKNSSLWIQLVAIPFLFSITCLVGIIVTAAGFQLYGINYWSPIDVLAQFLETTFTRGTRAGVFLISFVFTVAQLGTNISANSLSCGTDMTALFPRFINIRRGSLFCAAIALCICPWNLLATSNKFTMALSAYAIFLSSIAGIVFADYFVVRRGYVKITHLYSNQKGSFYMYNKYGCNWRAAVAYLCGIAPNLPGFIGTVGAPAITVSQGALNLYYLNYYIGYFISALIYIVLCYFFPVPGQPVKNILKDKGFFQRWADVEDFDNEWKMTLKKKDLTDDVVDVYEYGTGKAFF; encoded by the coding sequence atGGCTGATGAGCTAGCTGCTGTTTTCAGCAACCGTTCGCAAAAATATCTGCAAAAGAGAGGTTCAAGCACTGAGGAAGAGTCAGAGAAGAGGAACGTCAAGGTAGTGTCTTCGTATGGTGGCGAGGACGATTCTTTGAGTACGGGTTCAATTTCCGAGAAGGATATCGAGGTCAAAACTGCTTGGCAAAAATTCTATTGCAATTGGTTGGTCGTGGATAAGGCGTATTTAGGTGTGAGTTTGAAGCAGTCgtttttgaataatcatGATTTGAAGCCTGTTGAAGAgaagagaagaatttgGTCTTGGTGGAATTTTGCTTACTTTTGGTTAGCTGACTGTTTCAACATCAATACGTGGCAAGTGGCTGCGACGGGTTTGCAATTAGGTTTGAATTGGTGGCAATGCTGGATCACCATCTGGATCGGCTACGGTTGTGTTGGTTTATTCGTTGTGCTTGCTTCAAGAATTGGTTCGTCATACCATCTCTCCTTCCCAATAGCCGTTAGAGCTTCATTTGGTGTTTACTTTTCCATGTGGCCAATCATTAACCGTGTTGTTATGGCTATTGTGTGGTATTCTGTTCAGTCCTACCTAGGTGGTTCTACCATCTCACTGATGTTGAAGTCTGTGTTTGGAAGAAACTTGGAAACAAGAATCCCTGATCATTTCAATTCGCCGAATGCTACTACATACAACTTTATgtgtttcttcattttttgggTCGGCAGTCTTCCATTTTTGTTAATTCCCCCACATAAGTTGAAACATTTATTCACAGTCAAGGCAGTCATGGTTCCATTCGCTGCATTTGGATTTTTAATTTGGGCCGTTAGAAAGTCACACGGGACTATTGCTCTAGGAGCTTTGAATGAGTTTGAACCCCACGGCTCAGAGTTCAACTGGATTATGGTTAGATCCGTTGTCGGCTGTTTGGCAAATTTTGCAACTCTAATCGTTAATGCACCAGATTTCGCAAGATTTTCAACTACTAAAAACTCCTCCTTATGGATCCAGCTTGTCGCTATCCCATTTCTGTTCTCTATTACATGTTTAGTTGGTATTATAGTTACAGCAGCGGGATTTCAATTATACGGGATTAATTACTGGTCTCCAATCGATGTGCTGGCACAATTTTTGGAAACAACTTTTACAAGGGGCACAAGAGCTGGTGTTTTCTTGATCTCATTTGTTTTTACAGTTGCTCAATTGGGTACCAATATTTCTGCTAATTCTCTATCATGTGGTACCGATATGACTGCTCTATTCCCCAGGTTTATCAACATTAGACGTGGCTCTTTATTCTGTGCTGCCATTGCATTATGTATTTGTCCATGGAATCTTTTGGCAACATCAAACAAATTCACTATGGCTTTATCAGCTTATGCAATTTTCTTGTCCAGTATTGCTGGTATCGTGTTTGCAGACTATTTTGTGGTAAGAAGAGGCTATGTCAAAATTACACACTTATACTCTAACCAAAAAGGCTCATTCTACATGTACAACAAATACGGCTGCAACTGGAGAGCCGCTGTTGCTTATCTGTGTGGTATTGCTCCAAATTTACCGGGTTTCATCGGAACTGTCGGTGCACCAGCCATCACTGTTTCTCAAGGTGCATTAAACTTATATTACTTGAATTATTATATCGGCTATTTTATCAGTGCCCTGATATATATCGTACTGTGCTATTTCTTTCCAGTTCCTGGGCAGCCtgtgaaaaatatattgaaagataaaGGATTTTTCCAACGCTGGGCTGATGTCGAAGATTTCGACAATGAATGGAAAATGacattaaagaaaaaagaccTTACAGATGATGTCGTTGATGTCTATGAATACGGTACTGGAAAAGCGTTCTTCTAA